The Georgenia faecalis genome includes a window with the following:
- a CDS encoding ROK family transcriptional regulator: protein MSHAASLATIATINENIVLSMLRRRPDGMSRVEIARETQLSAQTVSNVSRRLLERGLVREIGNRSPGGPGKPAVILQSDPDGAYAVGVHLDPGLITCVLLDFCGTPVAQSHHLPPPSGVARDTMDVITEAVGGLLKSSGRSLEDVLGIGVAAPGPIDTEEGALIRPRLAPGWAGLHLAQLLEEQFGRPSLLAKDVTAAVLAEHWVRPTTEHPHQAFLYWGAGVGVGLMLDGHVHEGASSNAGDVGHAIVDPDGPICECGRRGCFGELLRPFRMVLEGLRTGALPAPAGWDGGTDTGSALSAREVDQLFRMLWSAAELGNPAAVAVVERALRGAHLYVSNLVALLDVDQIVLGGPSWEPMRAIFLPALADLGTANGRTVHVRESAFGGEVAAVGAACLVFQSAFAPSGR from the coding sequence GTGAGCCACGCGGCGAGTCTCGCGACGATCGCGACGATAAACGAGAACATCGTGCTGTCGATGCTGCGCCGCCGCCCTGACGGGATGAGCCGGGTCGAGATCGCACGCGAGACGCAGCTGAGCGCCCAGACGGTGTCCAACGTGAGCCGGCGGCTGCTGGAGCGCGGCCTCGTCCGAGAGATCGGCAACCGGTCCCCGGGCGGGCCGGGAAAGCCCGCCGTCATCCTCCAGTCCGACCCCGACGGCGCCTACGCCGTGGGTGTGCACCTCGATCCGGGCCTGATCACGTGCGTGTTGCTGGACTTCTGCGGCACGCCGGTGGCGCAATCGCACCATCTGCCGCCGCCTTCCGGCGTCGCCCGCGACACCATGGACGTCATCACTGAGGCGGTTGGCGGGCTCCTCAAGTCGTCGGGCCGGTCGCTGGAGGACGTGCTCGGTATCGGCGTCGCCGCTCCGGGGCCCATCGACACCGAGGAGGGCGCGCTCATCCGCCCGCGGCTGGCGCCGGGCTGGGCGGGGCTGCACCTGGCGCAGCTGCTCGAGGAGCAGTTCGGACGCCCGTCGCTGCTCGCCAAGGACGTCACCGCCGCGGTGCTCGCCGAGCACTGGGTGAGGCCCACCACCGAGCACCCGCACCAGGCGTTCCTCTACTGGGGCGCCGGGGTCGGGGTCGGGCTGATGCTCGACGGGCACGTCCACGAGGGCGCGTCCAGCAACGCCGGCGACGTGGGGCACGCCATCGTCGATCCTGACGGTCCGATCTGCGAGTGCGGCCGCAGGGGGTGCTTCGGCGAGCTGCTCCGGCCGTTCCGGATGGTCCTCGAGGGCCTGCGGACCGGTGCCCTCCCGGCACCAGCGGGATGGGACGGCGGGACGGATACCGGCTCGGCGCTGAGCGCTCGCGAGGTCGATCAGCTCTTCCGCATGCTGTGGAGCGCGGCTGAGCTGGGCAATCCCGCTGCAGTAGCGGTCGTGGAGAGGGCGCTGCGCGGCGCGCACCTGTACGTGTCGAACCTGGTCGCGCTGCTCGACGTGGACCAGATCGTCCTCGGCGGGCCGTCGTGGGAACCGATGCGGGCGATCTTCCTGCCGGCCCTGGCCGACCTCGGCACCGCCAACGGCCGCACGGTGCACGTGCGCGAGTCGGCGTTCGGCGGCGAGGTCGCCGCTGTGGGTGCGGCGTGCCTCGTCTTCCAGAGCGCGTTCGCGCCGTCCGGCCGGTAG